In a single window of the Chitinivorax sp. PXF-14 genome:
- a CDS encoding pseudouridine synthase, whose amino-acid sequence MPELILLNKPYGVICQFSAHEKHSTLASLVDVPNVYPAGRLDTDSEGLLLLTADGQLQTRIADPRHKLPKTYWVQVEGVPTDDALAQLRRGVDLGDFVTRPAETRRIEAPALWERVPPIRVRQSVPDSWIELTISEGKNRQVRRMTAKVGFPTLRLVRVKIGDWSLDGLAPGAWRRIQVAMPPAAAQPRKPIQTRSPGQPGRRTRT is encoded by the coding sequence ATGCCCGAGTTGATTTTGCTTAACAAGCCCTATGGGGTGATCTGCCAGTTCTCTGCACACGAGAAGCATTCGACGCTGGCCAGCCTGGTCGATGTGCCGAATGTGTATCCGGCTGGGCGGCTCGATACAGACAGCGAGGGGCTGTTGCTGCTGACGGCCGACGGCCAGTTGCAGACGCGCATCGCCGATCCCCGGCACAAGCTGCCCAAGACCTACTGGGTGCAGGTCGAGGGGGTGCCGACGGACGATGCGTTGGCGCAGCTGCGGCGCGGTGTCGATCTCGGCGATTTCGTCACCCGGCCCGCCGAGACCCGCCGCATCGAGGCACCAGCGTTGTGGGAGCGTGTTCCGCCGATCCGCGTGCGCCAGAGCGTGCCCGACAGCTGGATCGAGCTCACCATCAGCGAAGGCAAGAACCGCCAGGTGAGACGGATGACCGCCAAGGTCGGCTTTCCGACGCTACGCCTGGTGCGCGTGAAAATCGGCGACTGGTCGCTCGACGGCCTCGCACCCGGTGCCTGGCGGCGTATCCAGGTGGCCATGCCGCCGGCCGCCGCCCAGCCCCGCAAACCAATACAGACGCGCTCTCCAGGCCAGCCTGGAAGGCGCACCAGAACTTGA